A genomic segment from Bombus pascuorum unplaced genomic scaffold, iyBomPasc1.1, whole genome shotgun sequence encodes:
- the LOC132915872 gene encoding putative serine protease K12H4.7, whose product MISGEAAANAKWMAEGQWIEYAKQFGALCFQVEHRFYGQSHPTSDLGVKNLMYLSSQQALADLAYFIEFMNINYKLPAGTKWIAFGGSYAGSLAAWLRNKYPHLVHGAVSASGPLLAEIDFQEYFVVVENALKEYSEACVNAILEANKQFHIMLHRPIGQQGIAKKFILCDPINEHTKRNDISNLYETIASIFAGIVQYNKDNRNNSAIANLTIDSACDILTNETLGIAIDRLAILSTKILQASEKKCLDYMYNKMIHKLRNITWASEEAEGGRQWTYQTCTEFGFFQTSTARPKLFSETFPVDFFVQQCIDIFGPRYNIHLLNSAVNRTNILYGGLDLKTTNVVFVHGSIDPWHVLGITKSANPQIPVIYIDGTAHCANMYPPSKNDPLQLKAARVEVGHLIDEWLHN is encoded by the exons ATGATAAGTGGTGAAGCTGCAGCAAATGCTAAATGGATGGCAGAAGGTCAATGGATCGAATATGCTAAGCAATTTGGGGCGCTATGTTTTCAAGTGGAACACCGCTTTTATGGACAAAGTCATCCTACTTC GGATCTCGgcgtgaaaaatttaatgtatcttTCATCGCAACAGGCACTTGCAGATTTGGCTTACTTTATAgaattcatgaatattaattacaagttaCCAGCTGGTACTAAATGGATTGCATTTGGAGGATCATATGCTGGATCATTAGCTGCTTGGTTGCGTAATAAATATCCTCATTTAGTACACGGGGCTGTTTCTGCTAGTGGTCCTTTATTagcagaaattgattttcagg aatactttgttgttgttgaaaaTGCCCTCAAAGAATATTCTGAAGCATGTGTAAATGCAATACTAGAAGcaaacaaacaatttcatataatgttacatcgTCCTATCGGTCAACAAGGAATagctaaaaaatttat ttTATGTGATCCAATCAACGAACATACCAAACGTaatgatatttcgaatttgtatgaaacaatAGCAAGCATCTTTGCTGGTATTGTACAGTACAATAAAGACAATCGTAATAATTCCGCAATAGCTAATTTAACTATCGATAGTGCCTGCGACAtattaacgaacgaaacattGGGTATTGCTATTGACAGACTTGCAATTTTGAgcactaaaatattacaagcatcagaaaaaaagtgtttggattatatgtataataaaatgattcataaACTTCGGAACATAACATGGGCTAGCGAAGAAGCAGAAGGgg gACGTCAATGGACGTACCAAACGTGTACAGAATTTGGATTCTTTCAAACTTCGACAGCACGCCCAAAATTATTTAGTGAAACTTTCCCAGTAGATTTCTTTGTACAACAATGCATTGATATATTTGGCCCaag GTACAATATTCATTTGCTGAATTCGGCAGTGAATAGAACAAATATTCTGTATGGAGGATTAGATTTAAAGACTACAAATGTAGTATTTGTACATGGATCAATTGATCCTTGGCATGTTTTGGGAATTACAAAATCAGCAAATCCGCAAATACCTGTCATTTATATTGATG GTACTGCTCATTGTGCCAACATGTATCCTCCTTCCAAAAATGATCCACTTCAGTTGAAAGCTGCCAGAGTTGAGGTTGGACATTTAATAGATGAATGGctgcataattaa